A genomic segment from Callithrix jacchus isolate 240 chromosome 8, calJac240_pri, whole genome shotgun sequence encodes:
- the RABGGTA gene encoding geranylgeranyl transferase type-2 subunit alpha isoform X2: MHGRLKVKTSEEQAEAKRLEREQKLKLYQSATQAVFQKRQAGELDESVLELTSQILGANPDFATLWNCRREVLQQLETQKSPEELAALVKAELGFLESCLRVNPKSYGTWHHRSWLLGRLPEPNWARELELCARFLEVDERNFHCWDYRRFVASQAAVPPAEELAFTDSLITRNFSNYSSWHYRSCLLPQLHPQPDSEPQGRLPEDVLLKELELVQNAFFTDPNDQSAWFYHRWLLGRADPQDALRCLHVSRDEACLTVSFSRPLLVGSRTETLLLMVDESPLIVEWRTPDGRNRPNHVWLCDLPAASLNNQSPQHTFRVIWTEGDVQKECVLLKGRQEGWCRDSTTDEQLFRCELSVEKSTVLQSELESCKELQELEPENKWCLLTIILLMRALDPLLYEKETLQYFQTLKAVDPMRAAYLDDLRSKFLLENSVLKMEYAEVRVLHLAHKDLTVLCHLEQLLLVTHLDLSHNRLRTLPPALAALRCLEVLQANDNAIESLDGVTNLPRLQELLLCNNRILPSGCLSDSGHLQSLPRA, from the exons ATG CACGGACGCCTGAAGGTGAAGACGTCAGAAGAGCAGGCGGAGGCCAAAAGGCTAGAGCGAGAGCAGAAGCTGAAGCTGTACCAGTCAGCCACCCAAGCCGTATTCCAGAAG CGCCAGGCTGGTGAGCTGGATGAGTCAGTGCTGGAACTGACAAGCCAGATTCTGGGAGCCAACCCTGATTTTGCCACCCTCTGGAACTGCCGACGAGAAGTGCTCCAGCAGCTGGAGACTCAGAA GTCTCCTGAGGAATTGGCTGCTCTGGTGAAGGCAGAACTGGGCTTCCTGGAGAGCTGCCTACGGGTGAACCCCAAGTCTTATGGTACCTGGCACCACCGAAGCTGGCTGCTCGGCCGCCTGCCTGAGCCCAACTGGGCCCGGGAGCTGGAACTGTGTGCCCGCTTCCTGGAGGTCGATGAGCGGAACT TTCACTGCTGGGACTATCGGCGTTTTGTGGCCTCACAGGCAGCAGTGCCCCCTGCAGAAGAGCTAGCCTTCACTGACAGCCTCATCACCCGAAACTTCTCCAACTACTCTTCCTGGCATTACCGTTCCTGCCTCTTGCCCCAGCTGCACCCCCAGCCAGATTCTGAACCACAGGGACGCCTCCCTGAGGATGTGCTGCTCAAAG AGCTGGAGCTGGTGCAGAATGCCTTCTTCACTGACCCCAATGATCAGAGTGCCTGGTTCTATCACCGTTGGCTCCTAGGCCGAG CTGACCCCCAGGATGCACTGCGCTGCCTACATGTGAGCCGGGATGAGGCCTGTCTGACTGTCTCCTTCTCTCGGCCCCTCCTA GTAGGCTCCAGAACGGAGACCTTGCTGCTCATGGTTGATGAGTCTCCCCTGATTGTGGAGTGGAGGACCCCAGATGGCAGGAACCGGCCCAACCATGTCTGG CTCTGTGACCTGCCTGCCGCCTCCCTCAACAACCAGTCGCCCCAGCACACGTTTCGCGTCATTTGGACAGAAGGTGATGTCCAGAAAGAATGCGTGCTTTTAAAAG GCCGCCAGGAGGGCTGGTGTCGGGACTCCACCACAGATGAGCAGCTATTCAG GTGTGAGCTGTCAGTGGAAAAGTCCACAGTGCTACAGTCTGAGCTGGAATCCTGTAAGGAGCTGCAGGAGCTGGAGCCTGAGAATAAAT GGTGCCTGCTCACCATCATCCTGCTGATGCGGGCACTGGACCCCCTGCTGTATGAGAAGGAAACCCTGCAGTACTTCCAGACCCTGAAG GCCGTGGACCCCATGCGGGCAGCATATCTGGATGACCTGCGCAGCAAGTTCTTGCTGGAGAATAGCGTGCTCAAGATGGAGTATGCCGAGGTGCGCGTGCTGCACCTGGCTCACAAG GATCTGACAGTGCTCTGCCATCTGGAGCAGCTGCTCTTGGTCACCCATCTTGACCTGTCACACAATCGTCTCCGAACCCTGCCACCTGCCCTGGCTGCCCTGCGCTGCCTTGAG